The following proteins are encoded in a genomic region of Dethiobacter alkaliphilus AHT 1:
- a CDS encoding NAD(P)/FAD-dependent oxidoreductase: MKVAIMGAGLAGLSCALTLEKNGISPTVFESRSQVGDRFVNSEIILSALCRPHRDPLAYLADTYGIFLHPVGHISELLLFSEHEKAVVNGQLGFSTIRGRDADSWEKQLARQVKSEIVFNSRHAYEDLLEEYTHVVVATGDGAYAEKMQNYQTDLTVTIKGATLEGSFNRYAVAAWLDSRYAPQGYSYFIPYSEHEANLSVAFPDYPQNENVDADQLWQHLHETVRRDLGQELKITDSFSITGYAIGLCNYPRLGNTFFTGNCFGAIMPFLGFGQYPAILTGIYAALDLCGKGRYEDLTRPLRKSYQNALALRRSLEKLDNKGLDLVVKALNTKAAERLFHSRFDFLKGAGMLLRALPEQ; this comes from the coding sequence ATGAAAGTAGCAATTATGGGCGCCGGACTGGCCGGCCTCAGCTGCGCCCTTACCCTGGAGAAAAACGGCATAAGTCCCACTGTCTTTGAATCACGGTCACAGGTGGGTGACCGTTTTGTTAACAGCGAAATTATTCTTTCCGCCCTCTGCCGGCCGCACCGGGATCCACTGGCATACCTGGCTGATACCTATGGCATCTTTTTGCATCCGGTGGGCCACATCAGCGAACTACTGTTGTTTTCAGAGCATGAGAAAGCTGTTGTTAACGGGCAGCTGGGCTTTTCCACCATCCGGGGGCGTGATGCGGATTCCTGGGAAAAGCAACTGGCCAGGCAGGTAAAAAGTGAAATCGTCTTTAATTCCCGGCACGCCTATGAAGACTTGCTGGAGGAATATACCCATGTGGTGGTGGCCACCGGTGACGGCGCCTATGCAGAGAAAATGCAGAACTACCAAACCGACCTCACCGTAACCATAAAAGGTGCCACGCTGGAAGGCTCCTTTAACCGGTATGCGGTGGCGGCCTGGCTTGATTCCCGCTATGCTCCCCAGGGCTACAGTTACTTTATCCCTTATTCAGAACATGAAGCCAACCTGTCCGTGGCTTTTCCCGACTATCCGCAAAATGAAAATGTTGATGCGGATCAACTGTGGCAGCACCTGCATGAAACTGTGCGCCGGGATCTGGGACAGGAACTTAAAATCACAGATTCCTTTTCCATTACCGGCTACGCCATCGGCCTCTGTAATTACCCCCGGCTGGGAAACACCTTCTTTACCGGAAACTGCTTCGGAGCCATCATGCCCTTTTTGGGTTTTGGCCAATACCCGGCAATTCTCACCGGAATCTACGCCGCCCTGGATCTGTGCGGAAAAGGCCGTTACGAAGACTTAACCCGGCCGCTGCGCAAAAGTTATCAAAATGCCCTGGCTTTGCGCCGCTCGCTGGAAAAGCTGGACAATAAAGGCCTGGACCTGGTTGTCAAAGCGCTAAATACCAAAGCTGCAGAGCGGCTGTTTCACTCCCGCTTCGATTTCTTAAAAGGAGCCGG
- a CDS encoding 4Fe-4S binding protein: MTSKVIIDYKVSQCTGCRLCMLACAWTGSKTHRLSDSAICIEVDEKLFRRSMILDAERCTGCLACVSICPGEALVKRDGETKGAGA; the protein is encoded by the coding sequence GTGACATCTAAAGTTATAATAGATTACAAAGTGTCTCAATGCACCGGCTGTCGGCTCTGCATGCTGGCCTGTGCCTGGACTGGGAGTAAAACTCACCGGCTATCCGATTCTGCCATTTGCATAGAAGTGGACGAAAAGCTGTTTCGCCGCAGCATGATTCTGGATGCAGAGCGCTGTACCGGCTGTCTGGCCTGCGTTTCCATCTGTCCCGGAGAAGCACTGGTCAAACGAGACGGAGAAACAAAGGGGGCAGGAGCATGA